A region from the Rhodopseudomonas julia genome encodes:
- a CDS encoding ABC transporter substrate-binding protein, with protein sequence MRSRSKLVAALSVVLMAGSSMAAAEQVTVTSWGGAYQDAQREVYFKPFEEQTGIDLVEESWDGGIGVLRAQVEGGNATWDVVQVESEELQLGCDEGLFEELDWDQIGGKDRYIEAAVSPCGVGAIVYNFVLGYDKDKISEAPSGWEDFFDLDKYPGKRALRNGPKTNLEIALMADGVPPSEVYDVLATDEGVERAFKKLDTIKSDLVFWEAGAQPPQLLASGEVALTSIYNGRVDAANKADGRNFGIVWNESLYTLDSWVILAGSKNLDAAYKYLDFVGEAENQAKLPMKIAYGVTNPDASAMIAPERLKELPTADENMKNALKISDTFWLDNIDRLTERWSRWASTN encoded by the coding sequence ATGAGGTCCAGAAGCAAGCTCGTCGCGGCTTTGAGCGTCGTCTTGATGGCCGGCAGCAGCATGGCGGCCGCCGAGCAGGTCACCGTCACCTCATGGGGCGGCGCCTATCAGGACGCCCAGCGCGAAGTGTATTTCAAACCTTTCGAAGAGCAGACTGGTATCGACCTCGTCGAGGAGAGCTGGGACGGCGGCATCGGCGTGCTCCGCGCGCAGGTGGAAGGCGGCAACGCCACCTGGGACGTGGTGCAGGTGGAATCGGAAGAGCTGCAGCTCGGCTGCGACGAGGGCCTCTTCGAAGAGCTCGATTGGGACCAGATCGGCGGCAAGGACCGCTATATCGAGGCCGCCGTCAGCCCCTGCGGCGTGGGCGCGATCGTCTATAATTTCGTCCTCGGCTACGACAAGGACAAGATCTCCGAGGCGCCGAGCGGTTGGGAAGATTTCTTCGACCTCGACAAATACCCGGGCAAACGCGCTCTCCGGAACGGACCGAAGACCAATCTGGAAATCGCGCTGATGGCCGACGGCGTGCCGCCCTCAGAAGTCTACGACGTGCTTGCGACAGACGAGGGCGTGGAGCGGGCCTTCAAGAAACTCGACACGATCAAATCGGATCTCGTCTTCTGGGAGGCGGGCGCCCAGCCACCGCAACTCCTCGCCTCCGGCGAAGTCGCCCTCACCTCGATCTACAACGGCCGCGTCGATGCCGCGAACAAGGCCGATGGGCGCAATTTCGGCATCGTCTGGAACGAGAGCCTTTATACGCTCGATTCCTGGGTCATCCTCGCCGGCTCCAAGAACCTCGACGCCGCCTACAAATATCTCGACTTCGTCGGAGAGGCGGAAAATCAGGCCAAGCTGCCGATGAAGATCGCGTACGGCGTCACCAATCCCGATGCGAGCGCCATGATCGCGCCGGAGCGCCTCAAAGAATTGCCGACGGCGGACGAGAACATGAAGAATGCGCTCAAAATCTCCGACACGTTCTGGCTCGACAATATCGATCGGTTGACAGAGCGCTGGAGCCGCTGGGCCTCGACCAATTAG
- a CDS encoding ABC transporter permease: protein MTETMLAGPRQTRSLKRDLARAERKRKRNAFLLVLPLILFVVVFFVAPIVGMLERSIVDTDLMETWPETAEAVRAYDWEKSAVPDEPVFSALAQDLTRSYEDRTAAAVARRLNYDISGGRSLVMGTARKIARLDQPPASWRDTLIETEPDWGRAETWAAVRRAAGPLTDFFLLQAVDRQRDIDGAIVPVPTERAVYLQIYARTFIIALTVTLLCLMIGFPIAYLLAGLPENTANLLMILVLLPFWTPLLVRTAAWIVVLQEHGLVNQMLQFLHLTDGPIRLVYNRSGVIIAMTHVLLPFMILPLYAVMRTVPPSYMRAARSLGAPPFTAFRRVYIPQVMPGIAAGSILVFIIALGYYITPALVGGAADQMISYYIAFYTTDTVNWGLAAALGTGLFAATLILYAIYSRLVGGVRGVM, encoded by the coding sequence ATGACCGAGACAATGCTCGCGGGACCGCGTCAAACGCGGTCTCTGAAGCGGGATCTGGCGCGCGCCGAGCGCAAGCGCAAGCGCAACGCCTTCCTCCTCGTCCTGCCTCTCATCCTCTTCGTCGTCGTCTTCTTCGTCGCACCGATCGTCGGCATGCTGGAGCGCAGCATCGTCGACACGGACCTCATGGAAACCTGGCCCGAGACGGCCGAGGCCGTGCGGGCCTATGACTGGGAGAAGAGCGCCGTGCCGGACGAGCCTGTCTTTTCAGCGCTCGCGCAGGATCTGACGCGCTCCTACGAGGACCGCACGGCAGCGGCCGTAGCCCGACGCCTCAATTACGATATCTCGGGCGGGCGTTCGCTCGTCATGGGAACGGCGCGAAAGATCGCCCGCCTCGATCAACCTCCCGCCTCCTGGCGCGACACGCTCATCGAGACAGAGCCGGATTGGGGCCGCGCCGAAACCTGGGCCGCCGTGCGCCGTGCGGCAGGCCCCCTCACCGATTTCTTCCTTCTGCAGGCGGTCGACCGCCAGCGCGACATCGACGGCGCCATCGTGCCGGTGCCGACGGAGCGCGCCGTCTATCTGCAGATCTATGCACGCACCTTCATCATCGCGCTCACTGTCACGCTGCTTTGCCTCATGATCGGCTTTCCGATCGCCTACCTCCTCGCGGGACTTCCAGAGAACACGGCCAACCTTTTGATGATCCTGGTGCTTTTGCCGTTCTGGACGCCGCTTCTCGTGCGCACTGCGGCCTGGATCGTGGTCCTACAGGAGCATGGTCTCGTCAACCAGATGCTACAATTCCTGCATCTGACGGACGGACCGATCCGTCTCGTCTACAACCGCTCCGGCGTCATCATCGCCATGACGCATGTGCTTTTGCCGTTCATGATCCTACCGCTCTACGCGGTGATGCGCACCGTGCCGCCATCCTACATGCGGGCTGCCCGCTCGCTCGGCGCGCCGCCCTTTACCGCCTTCCGCCGTGTCTACATTCCTCAGGTGATGCCCGGGATCGCGGCCGGCTCGATCCTCGTCTTCATCATTGCGCTCGGCTATTACATCACGCCGGCGCTCGTCGGCGGCGCGGCCGATCAGATGATCTCCTACTATATCGCCTTCTACACCACCGACACGGTGAACTGGGGGCTTGCGGCGGCGCTCGGCACCGGCCTCTTCGCCGCAACGCTCATCCTTTATGCGATCTACAGCCGTCTCGTGGGCGGCGTTCGGGGGGTGATGTGA
- a CDS encoding ABC transporter permease, with translation MSGAVTGTEKAWRIVLYVVAIGGFFFLVAPILAIVPLSFNDGQFLTYPLRGVSLRWYEDFFFSGTWMSSIRNSLIIGVFAATIATFLGTLAATGLWLADFPGKRFISAFLLAPMIVPMVIYAVGLYFYFAPFDLTATFTGLILAHAVLGTPFVVITVTATLSGFDRTLIRAGLSLGASPVRVARSVVFPLIAPGVIFGGLFAFSVSLEEVITVLFIGGPNQRTLPREMFSGIRENISPTIAAAATIMIVLAVLLLLTAEFLRRRSSRLQARG, from the coding sequence GTGAGCGGCGCAGTCACCGGCACAGAAAAGGCCTGGCGCATCGTCCTTTATGTGGTGGCGATCGGCGGCTTCTTTTTTCTCGTCGCGCCGATCCTCGCCATCGTGCCCCTCTCCTTCAACGACGGCCAGTTCCTCACCTATCCGCTGCGCGGCGTCTCCTTGCGCTGGTATGAGGATTTCTTCTTCTCTGGCACGTGGATGTCGTCGATCCGCAACAGCCTGATCATCGGCGTCTTCGCGGCCACGATCGCCACCTTCCTCGGCACGCTTGCCGCCACCGGGCTCTGGCTTGCGGATTTCCCGGGAAAACGCTTCATCAGCGCCTTCCTGCTCGCTCCGATGATCGTGCCGATGGTGATCTATGCGGTCGGGCTCTACTTCTATTTCGCGCCCTTCGATCTGACGGCGACCTTCACCGGCCTCATCCTGGCGCATGCCGTTCTCGGCACGCCTTTCGTCGTGATCACGGTCACCGCGACGCTTTCCGGCTTCGACCGCACGCTCATCCGCGCCGGCCTCAGCCTCGGGGCCTCGCCAGTCCGCGTGGCACGAAGCGTCGTCTTTCCGCTGATCGCGCCAGGCGTCATCTTCGGTGGGCTCTTCGCCTTCTCCGTGTCTCTCGAAGAGGTCATCACCGTGCTCTTCATCGGCGGACCCAACCAGCGCACCCTGCCGCGCGAGATGTTCTCAGGCATCCGCGAAAACATCTCGCCCACGATCGCGGCGGCCGCCACCATCATGATCGTGCTCGCGGTGCTTCTGCTCCTCACCGCGGAGTTTTTGCGCCGGCGCTCCTCGCGGCTCCAGGCGAGAGGCTGA
- a CDS encoding 5-guanidino-2-oxopentanoate decarboxylase — protein sequence MNAEMTQDAMAASTGEALIALLEQHDVEVVFGIPGVHTAELYRGLGGSKIRHVTPRHEQGAGFMADGYARVSGKPGVCLVITGPGLTNTITAMAQARADSVPMLVISGVGRRGSLGHGRGALHELPDQRAMMESFALFSHTLLSADDLPDVMARAFAILNSGRPGPVHIEIPVDVMQERVAGLPARAPALPSHPHPGAADLEAAAHLLSAARRPVIIAGGGARRANDDVTALAERLDAPVITTANARGLLAGHPLRVPASPSLEAVRAALAECDAVLALGSEMGPTDFDVYEDGGFPELQGLVRVDIDAAQLARGPQAAMAILGDARATAAELCCALGETKVGGKRCGDDMARRLRAAAFEEIGKAYQAEVAILDVIREALPGVLFVGDSTQPVYAGNLYCDIDTPGGWFNSATGFGALGYGVPAAIGAALAEPERPVVALLGDGGLQFSLAELGSAIDAATPVIFIVWNNFGFREIETFMVERGITPEGVKPTPPDFDSIAKAYGLVFERPSKLDDLPTSLRRARDNGRAALIELRMPFDM from the coding sequence ATGAACGCTGAGATGACGCAAGACGCAATGGCGGCAAGCACGGGCGAGGCGCTGATCGCGCTTCTCGAACAGCACGACGTTGAGGTCGTCTTCGGCATTCCGGGCGTCCACACGGCCGAACTCTACCGCGGCCTTGGCGGCTCGAAGATCCGACACGTGACGCCACGCCACGAGCAGGGCGCAGGCTTCATGGCGGATGGCTATGCCAGGGTCAGCGGCAAGCCCGGCGTCTGCCTCGTCATCACCGGGCCGGGCCTCACCAACACCATCACGGCGATGGCGCAGGCCCGGGCCGATTCCGTGCCGATGCTCGTGATTTCCGGCGTCGGCCGCCGTGGGTCGCTTGGCCATGGCCGCGGCGCGTTGCACGAATTGCCGGACCAGCGCGCGATGATGGAGAGCTTCGCACTTTTCTCGCACACGCTTCTGTCGGCCGATGATCTGCCTGATGTCATGGCGCGCGCTTTTGCGATCCTCAATTCCGGTCGGCCCGGGCCAGTCCATATCGAGATCCCGGTCGATGTCATGCAGGAGCGGGTGGCAGGACTTCCCGCCCGTGCGCCGGCCCTCCCGTCGCATCCGCACCCCGGAGCGGCCGATCTTGAAGCCGCCGCCCATCTCTTGTCCGCGGCGCGGCGGCCTGTGATCATCGCCGGCGGCGGGGCAAGACGCGCCAACGACGACGTGACGGCGCTGGCGGAACGTCTCGACGCGCCGGTGATCACGACGGCGAATGCCCGCGGTCTTCTCGCCGGCCATCCGTTGCGGGTGCCAGCAAGCCCGAGCCTCGAAGCCGTGCGTGCGGCTCTGGCCGAATGCGATGCGGTCCTGGCGCTCGGCAGCGAGATGGGGCCGACCGATTTCGATGTCTACGAGGACGGCGGCTTTCCCGAGCTTCAAGGGCTCGTGCGCGTCGATATCGATGCGGCGCAGCTCGCCCGAGGGCCGCAAGCCGCGATGGCGATCCTCGGAGATGCGCGAGCGACCGCGGCCGAACTTTGCTGCGCTCTCGGCGAGACAAAGGTCGGCGGCAAGCGATGCGGCGATGACATGGCGCGCAGGCTTCGTGCGGCAGCCTTCGAAGAGATCGGAAAAGCCTATCAGGCAGAGGTTGCGATCCTTGACGTGATCCGCGAGGCCCTGCCAGGCGTCCTTTTCGTCGGCGACAGCACGCAGCCCGTCTATGCCGGTAACCTTTATTGCGACATCGACACGCCCGGAGGCTGGTTCAATTCCGCAACTGGCTTCGGCGCTCTCGGCTATGGAGTGCCGGCGGCGATCGGCGCCGCGCTCGCGGAGCCTGAGCGTCCGGTCGTGGCGCTTCTGGGTGACGGTGGCTTGCAATTCTCGCTGGCCGAGCTCGGCTCAGCCATCGACGCGGCAACGCCGGTGATCTTCATCGTCTGGAACAATTTCGGCTTTCGCGAGATCGAAACCTTCATGGTCGAGCGCGGCATTACACCGGAAGGCGTGAAGCCGACTCCGCCCGATTTTGACTCTATCGCAAAGGCTTATGGCCTCGTCTTCGAACGCCCGTCGAAGCTCGACGACCTCCCGACATCGCTGCGGCGTGCCCGCGACAACGGGCGTGCAGCACTCATCGAGCTGCGCATGCCTTTCGACATGTGA
- a CDS encoding pyridoxal phosphate-dependent aminotransferase, whose translation MRYASITERLADLGSGKWAVHFRARAMAAEGAEVLELTIGEPDIPPEKELLDECSRAMHAGRTRYSAGRGDPALLDILAEKYTSRSGRTVSPENVLCFPGTQTALFAVMTGLVEAGDEVLVADPLYATYEGVIRASGAELRSVPLYARNRFHLDPADLEKAVTPRCRVLLLNSPHNPTGAVLSHDELKAIGEVCRRHDLWIVSDEVYEELVFEGAFASPFDIPELAERTIAVSSISKSHAAPGFRSGWAIGPEEFCSRLLPVSETMLFGGQPFIADMTAYALSRPSPAAARMREAYHRRAQFVTTFLGNTAGARPIMPEGGMFILLDVRDSGLTGEDFAWGLLESEGVAVMPGASFGDEARCFVRVSLTVPDERLEVACARIARFAENAVAPKRAGGWA comes from the coding sequence ATGCGCTACGCCTCCATCACGGAGCGGCTTGCCGACCTCGGCTCGGGCAAATGGGCCGTCCACTTCCGCGCTCGGGCCATGGCGGCAGAAGGTGCCGAGGTTCTGGAGTTGACGATCGGCGAACCTGACATCCCGCCGGAGAAAGAGCTTCTCGACGAATGCAGCCGCGCCATGCATGCGGGCCGCACGCGCTATTCGGCTGGGCGTGGCGATCCGGCGCTTCTCGACATCCTGGCAGAGAAATACACAAGCCGGTCCGGACGTACGGTCTCGCCGGAAAACGTTCTGTGCTTTCCCGGCACGCAGACGGCGCTCTTTGCCGTGATGACGGGGCTCGTCGAAGCGGGCGATGAGGTGCTCGTCGCCGATCCGCTCTACGCGACCTATGAGGGTGTCATCCGGGCAAGCGGGGCGGAGCTGCGGTCCGTGCCGCTTTATGCGCGCAACCGCTTTCATCTTGATCCGGCGGATCTCGAAAAGGCGGTGACGCCGCGCTGCCGGGTCCTGCTCCTCAACTCGCCGCACAATCCGACGGGGGCCGTTTTGAGCCACGACGAGCTCAAGGCGATCGGCGAGGTCTGTCGCCGCCACGATCTCTGGATTGTCTCTGACGAGGTCTACGAGGAACTCGTCTTCGAAGGTGCATTCGCTTCGCCCTTCGACATCCCCGAACTCGCGGAGCGCACCATCGCGGTCTCCTCGATTTCCAAATCGCATGCCGCGCCGGGCTTTCGCAGCGGCTGGGCCATCGGACCCGAGGAATTCTGCTCCCGGCTTCTGCCGGTCTCCGAAACGATGCTTTTCGGTGGCCAGCCTTTTATCGCCGATATGACGGCCTATGCACTGTCACGCCCGTCGCCTGCGGCGGCACGGATGCGCGAGGCGTATCACCGCCGGGCTCAATTCGTAACGACCTTCCTCGGGAATACGGCCGGCGCCCGCCCGATCATGCCGGAGGGCGGCATGTTCATTCTGCTCGACGTGCGCGACAGCGGCCTGACCGGCGAGGATTTCGCCTGGGGACTTCTGGAAAGCGAAGGCGTGGCCGTCATGCCCGGAGCCTCTTTCGGCGACGAAGCGCGTTGTTTCGTGCGCGTGAGCCTGACGGTGCCTGATGAGCGACTGGAAGTGGCCTGTGCCCGCATTGCCCGCTTTGCCGAGAATGCAGTCGCGCCGAAACGCGCAGGCGGCTGGGCATGA
- a CDS encoding TetR family transcriptional regulator C-terminal domain-containing protein translates to MTRRSFRRATQDERRHALIQATLDLIAEKGLKGITVREVAARAGVTNGLIRHYFSGKTQLIEAAYQSVMEGMTEAAKAAVADTEGDAKSRLRHFIAANLTPPVADPRALSLWATFISLIHVDPAMAAIHRAGYLQFRRELEDLIASLFAEIGRDAEAAERVRLAIQINALIDGLWVERCLAEDMFAEDELVAAGIEAVEALLGLSLARS, encoded by the coding sequence ATGACCCGGCGGAGCTTCAGGCGCGCAACGCAGGACGAGCGGCGCCACGCTTTGATCCAGGCGACCCTCGACCTCATCGCGGAAAAGGGCCTCAAGGGGATCACTGTACGCGAGGTGGCTGCCCGCGCCGGCGTCACCAACGGCCTCATCCGGCATTATTTCTCCGGCAAGACCCAGTTGATCGAGGCGGCCTATCAATCCGTGATGGAGGGCATGACGGAAGCCGCTAAAGCCGCGGTCGCCGACACCGAGGGCGACGCGAAAAGCCGACTGCGCCACTTCATCGCCGCCAATTTGACGCCGCCGGTGGCGGATCCCCGCGCCTTGTCGCTCTGGGCGACGTTCATCAGCCTCATCCATGTCGATCCTGCCATGGCGGCAATCCACCGGGCGGGCTACCTGCAGTTTCGCCGCGAGTTGGAAGATCTCATTGCTTCCCTGTTCGCCGAAATCGGGCGCGATGCGGAGGCTGCGGAGCGCGTGCGCCTCGCGATCCAGATCAATGCCCTCATCGACGGGCTTTGGGTCGAGCGCTGCCTGGCAGAAGACATGTTCGCCGAGGACGAGCTGGTCGCAGCAGGTATCGAAGCCGTCGAGGCACTTCTGGGGCTCAGTCTCGCCCGCTCATGA
- a CDS encoding ABC transporter ATP-binding protein produces MTEAPTAERPEVVRVENLHKSFGSLEVLKGISFTAHEGDVIAIIGGSGSGKSTLLRCINMLEPPTAGSVSVHGETIAMKSDGDGGLVPADRRQVQRIRTRLAMVFQSFNLWQHMTLLGNVIEVPVHVLGVPRAEAVERARALLDRVGLSDKEDVYPAFLSGGQQQRAAIARALAIQPEVMLFDEPTSALDPELVGEVLSVIRDLAHERRTMVLVTHEMSFAREVANHIIFLAEGEIEEEGPPEAIFDNPKSERLQKFIGSIQ; encoded by the coding sequence ATCACCGAGGCGCCGACAGCGGAGCGTCCTGAAGTCGTCCGTGTCGAAAACCTTCACAAATCCTTCGGCAGCCTCGAAGTTCTGAAGGGGATTTCGTTCACCGCCCACGAAGGCGACGTGATCGCCATCATCGGCGGGTCGGGATCTGGGAAATCGACGCTTCTTCGCTGCATCAACATGCTGGAGCCCCCGACCGCGGGCAGCGTCAGCGTGCATGGTGAAACCATCGCCATGAAAAGCGACGGCGATGGCGGCCTCGTGCCCGCCGACCGTCGCCAGGTGCAGCGCATCCGCACGCGTCTCGCCATGGTCTTCCAGAGCTTCAATCTGTGGCAGCACATGACGCTTCTCGGCAACGTCATCGAAGTGCCCGTGCATGTTCTGGGCGTCCCCAGGGCCGAAGCTGTGGAGCGGGCCCGTGCCCTCCTCGACCGCGTCGGTCTGAGCGACAAGGAAGACGTCTATCCGGCTTTTCTGTCCGGCGGGCAGCAGCAGCGCGCGGCGATCGCGCGTGCGCTCGCCATTCAGCCGGAGGTGATGCTTTTCGACGAACCGACCTCGGCGCTCGATCCGGAGCTCGTTGGCGAAGTCCTGTCCGTTATTCGCGACCTCGCGCATGAGCGCCGCACCATGGTTCTTGTCACTCACGAGATGAGCTTCGCCCGCGAGGTCGCCAACCACATCATCTTTCTTGCCGAGGGAGAGATCGAAGAAGAAGGCCCGCCGGAGGCCATCTTCGACAATCCAAAATCTGAGCGTCTGCAAAAGTTCATCGGATCAATTCAATAG
- a CDS encoding transporter substrate-binding domain-containing protein, with product MHRILKSLAAAAAVVVLGAGAASAETKVGIAAEPYPPFTVPDAAGNWSGWEIEIMDALCEEAKLDCTIVPTAWDGIIPALNSGKIDMIIGSMSITEERLKVIDFSDKYYNTPTAIIGLKDVEIEPTNESLSGKLLGVQRSTIHENYVHKHFPDAEVKTYQTQDEANQDLVAGRLDAVQADSLALATFLESDGGKACCEMKGEVEPDEEILGPGVGVGLRQGDTELKEKLNKAIAAIRENGTYEKISEKYFDFDIYGK from the coding sequence ATGCACCGCATCCTCAAAAGCCTCGCTGCAGCCGCGGCCGTCGTCGTCCTTGGAGCGGGCGCTGCCAGTGCCGAGACGAAAGTCGGCATCGCCGCCGAGCCCTATCCGCCATTCACAGTCCCGGATGCCGCCGGCAACTGGTCCGGATGGGAAATCGAAATCATGGATGCGCTGTGCGAAGAGGCAAAGCTCGATTGCACCATCGTGCCGACAGCTTGGGACGGCATCATCCCGGCCCTCAACTCCGGCAAGATCGACATGATCATAGGCTCCATGTCGATCACCGAAGAGCGTCTCAAGGTGATCGATTTCAGCGACAAATACTACAACACCCCGACCGCCATCATCGGCCTCAAGGATGTCGAGATCGAGCCCACCAACGAGAGCCTTTCTGGCAAGCTTCTCGGCGTGCAGCGCTCGACCATTCACGAGAACTACGTCCACAAGCATTTTCCCGACGCCGAGGTGAAAACGTATCAGACGCAGGATGAGGCCAACCAGGATCTCGTGGCCGGCCGCCTCGACGCTGTGCAGGCGGATTCCCTTGCACTCGCAACCTTCCTCGAATCCGATGGCGGCAAGGCTTGCTGCGAGATGAAGGGCGAAGTCGAGCCCGACGAGGAAATTCTCGGACCGGGCGTTGGTGTCGGCCTCCGCCAGGGCGACACCGAGCTCAAGGAGAAGCTCAACAAGGCGATCGCCGCGATCCGCGAGAACGGCACCTACGAGAAGATCTCCGAGAAATACTTCGATTTCGACATCTACGGGAAGTGA
- a CDS encoding ABC transporter permease, which translates to MGPLELLAFSPPGWGGVLLRALLTSLEVAAGGYLMGLLIGVGGAFGKLYGGPILRDLLEAYTTIIRAVPELVLIVLVYYAGTDLLNRLMAALGYARLDVSGMAAGIAVIGLVQGAYSTEVLRGAIKAVPSGQIETARAYGMPPFLLVRRITLPAMLPHAIPGLANLWLIATKDTALLAVVGFTELTLATRQAGGATREYMLFFCAAGLLYLMVSLVSNVVIALIERRARRGMPGFSS; encoded by the coding sequence ATGGGTCCTTTAGAACTTCTTGCCTTTTCCCCGCCCGGCTGGGGCGGCGTCCTCCTGCGCGCCCTCCTGACCTCGCTCGAAGTCGCTGCCGGCGGCTATCTGATGGGGCTCCTGATCGGCGTCGGTGGCGCTTTCGGAAAGCTCTACGGCGGGCCGATCCTGCGCGACCTCCTGGAAGCCTACACGACGATTATCCGGGCCGTTCCCGAACTCGTCCTCATCGTCCTCGTCTATTATGCCGGCACAGATCTTCTGAACCGTCTGATGGCAGCCCTCGGTTACGCGCGCCTCGACGTCTCGGGCATGGCGGCCGGCATCGCTGTCATCGGTCTCGTCCAGGGCGCCTACTCAACGGAAGTCCTTCGTGGCGCCATCAAGGCCGTGCCTTCCGGCCAGATCGAAACGGCCCGCGCCTACGGCATGCCGCCGTTTCTGCTCGTGCGGCGCATCACCCTGCCCGCCATGCTTCCGCACGCCATTCCGGGACTTGCCAATCTCTGGCTGATCGCCACCAAGGACACGGCCCTTCTCGCCGTCGTCGGCTTCACGGAACTGACGCTCGCGACACGCCAGGCGGGCGGCGCGACGCGGGAATACATGCTCTTCTTCTGCGCCGCGGGGCTGCTCTATCTGATGGTGAGCCTCGTCTCCAATGTCGTCATCGCCCTCATCGAGCGTCGGGCAAGGCGCGGCATGCCTGGGTTCTCCTCATGA
- a CDS encoding ABC transporter permease, translating to MREDNAEAIHAMADLIDPEEDKGAKSESWLKPHRVVLLLLAALMVALMAFNMRWDWLPLYWKEMLGGLWVTLALLVGSSILGFAMAVPLGLAQVSGPAPLAWAARGFCTVIRGTPLLLQLWLLYYGLGSLFPQIPWIRGSFIWPYLREAWPYALASLTISFAGYEGEVMRGALAGVPKGELEAGRAYGMSRFTVLRRIWLPRAIQRALPTLNGEIVLQLKATPLVATITVIDLYAVISDVRQDTYIIYEPLLFLAFIYLCLTGLLVAGFRHLENRIPTRGV from the coding sequence ATGAGGGAGGACAATGCCGAAGCCATACATGCCATGGCGGACCTCATCGATCCGGAAGAGGACAAGGGGGCGAAAAGCGAAAGCTGGTTGAAGCCGCACCGCGTCGTGCTGCTCCTGCTCGCCGCTCTCATGGTCGCCCTCATGGCGTTCAATATGCGCTGGGACTGGCTGCCGCTTTATTGGAAGGAAATGCTGGGCGGATTGTGGGTCACGCTCGCCCTTCTCGTCGGCAGCAGTATCCTCGGCTTTGCGATGGCGGTGCCTCTCGGTCTCGCACAAGTCTCTGGTCCCGCTCCTTTGGCATGGGCCGCCCGCGGCTTCTGCACCGTGATCCGCGGCACGCCTCTGCTCCTGCAGCTCTGGCTTCTCTATTACGGACTCGGCTCGCTGTTTCCGCAGATCCCGTGGATCCGCGGCTCGTTCATCTGGCCTTATCTGCGCGAGGCCTGGCCCTACGCGCTCGCCTCACTCACCATCTCGTTTGCGGGTTATGAGGGCGAGGTGATGCGCGGGGCCCTCGCCGGTGTGCCGAAAGGTGAGCTCGAAGCCGGGCGCGCTTATGGAATGAGCCGCTTCACCGTGCTGCGCCGCATCTGGCTGCCGCGCGCGATCCAGCGCGCTTTGCCGACCTTGAACGGCGAGATCGTGCTGCAATTGAAGGCGACGCCGCTGGTTGCGACGATCACGGTCATCGACCTTTATGCGGTCATCAGCGACGTGCGCCAGGACACCTACATCATCTACGAGCCACTTCTCTTTCTGGCCTTCATCTACCTTTGCCTGACCGGCCTCCTCGTCGCGGGCTTCCGCCATCTCGAAAATCGCATCCCCACCCGAGGAGTGTGA